The following coding sequences are from one Haliotis asinina isolate JCU_RB_2024 chromosome 3, JCU_Hal_asi_v2, whole genome shotgun sequence window:
- the LOC137279282 gene encoding putative amine oxidase [copper-containing], which produces MGEGSGRGWKILTGVFVCSSAVLLYLWIRELELNNRNVFKDGSDSTGNNGPYIVVCGQAKSSIGSSSGTSRTGNTGNTGNIINTTEAAYPGLYDDLTMSELSAIQSYMYGLTTMTIVRPSQARVNNSYIFVSDLHPPRKSEALAYLSGTGPRPERHARLVIFRGDASPPVVEEYIVGPLPNPTRHVLYANSRRINPVRYAFRPLGLVEYESIYNSVFPEIDNKLGLLLRESYGGTFTSCANRCLTFSPVPIGSAIIQEYVRKMWIVTSHLVEYHILNNLDLMFLFNIDSVDLSVSIEKVLYAGREYPSVDNLAQQYNTTAIPKTRIPFPKNDRDLFSSMNRRGIPVPTEPKRSPRMVEPDGKRYSVRHRSVEYMQWKFDFRMSTLSGPQIYNIRFNDERIAYEVGMQEIAVFYGAHNAAIQASDFIDSGILLGTHSQSLVPGADCPETSTFINTAYIGEGYSDGPVVLDQAFCLFELNSGVPLRRHLSYSKYAGAFYSGITDNVLILRSIFTIDNYDYISDFIFHQSGALEVRVMSTGYIFAAFHTPGEAPYGFKLQDNIFGPIHHHMFLFKADVDIHGTSNRYETLDISSEEVRNEQTTNDTNSRYNQIRFDRRLKETEMAAAYKFNFDNPMYHVIHNQGHNSTQGEMKAYRIQLSGMSKQLLPEDEGNEIVVSWARHQLLVTKFMDDERDGSSPYGMFDSLEPTVNFTSFLADDESIVDQDLVFWIPMGTHHIPHTEDLPVTPTAGSHLGFTLLPYNYFPECPSSQSRDSIRVEYKDPSRPSAGLRVERYGNQGRTQCVAKSPDYDQQVSDRPSSILQYP; this is translated from the exons atggGGGAAGGCAGTGGTAGAGGATGGAAGATACTCACAGGAGTATTTGTTTGTTCATCTGCCGTACTACTCTATCTGTGGATAAGAGAACTTGAACTCAACAACCGAAACGTTTTCAAGGATGGTTCTGATTCCACGGGAAATAATGGCCCCTACATTGTTGTATGTGGACAGGCTAAGAGCAGCATCGGCAGCTCCAGTGGTACCAGCAGAACCGGGAACACCGGGAACACCGGGAACATCATCAACACAACTGAAGCAGCGTATCCTGGCTTGTATGACGACTTGACCATGAGTGAGCTGAGTGCCATCCAGAGCTACATGTATGGACTAACAACTATGACGATTGTCAGACCATCCCAAGCGAGGGTGAACAACAGCTACATCTTCGTATCTGATCTCCATCCACCTAGGAAGTCAGAAGCTTTGGCCTATTTATCTGGCACGGGTCCAAGGCCAGAGAGACATGCTCGACTTGTTATCTTCAGGGGAGATGCAAGTCCTCCAGTCGTAGAGGAATACATAGTTGGACCTCTACCCAACCCAACACGACACGTACTGTATGCGAATTCACGCCGCATAAACCCTGTCCGGTACGCCTTTAGACCTCTGGGACTAGTTGAATATGAATCTATTTATAACAGCGTATTCCCCGAGATTGACAACAAGCTGGGTCTTCTTTTGAGAGAAAGCTATGGGGGAACGTTTACCTCCTGTGCGAATAGATGCCTCACCTTTTCCCCTGTCCCAATCGGAAGTGCGATCATACAGGAGTATGTCCGAAAGATGTGGATCGTTACGAGCCATTTGGTAGAATACCATATCCTCAACAACCTTGATCTCATGTTTCTTTTCAATATTGATTCTGTAGACTTATCTGTCAGCATCGAGAAAGTTCTTTACGCAGGTAGGGAATATCCAAGTGTTGATAATCTCGCCCAACAGTACAATACCACAGCCATACCTAAAACCAGGATACCGTTTCCAAAAAATGACAGGGATCTGTTCTCATCAATGAACAGAAGAGGTATACCAGTTCCCACCGAGCCTAAAAGATCTCCAAGAATGGTCGAACCAGATGGTAAACGGTATTCTGTGAGGCATCGCAGTGTCGAATACATGCAGTGGAAATTTGACTTCAGAATGTCCACCCTTTCGGGGCCACAGATTTACAACATCCGGTTCAACGATGAAAGAATTGCCTATGAAGTCGGGATGCAAGAAATAGCAGTCTTCTACGGAGCTCACAACGCAGCCATCCAGGCCAGTGACTTCATCGATAGTGGTATTTTGCTTGGTACTCACTCCCAGTCTCTTGTTCCAGGAGCCGACTGCCCTGAAACAAGCACGTTCATCAATACGGCCTACATTGGCGAAGGATACAGTGATGGACCTGTGGTTCTTGATCAGGCTTTTTGCCTGTTCGAACTGAATAGTGGTGTACCTCTCAGGCGCCATCTTTCCTATTCTAAATATGCAGGTGCTTTTTATTCAGGGATAACAGACAACGTTCTTATCCTTAGGAGTATTTTCACCATCGACAACTATGATTATATTTCTGACTTTATCTTCCATCAGAGTGGAGCGCTGGAGGTCCGAGTTATGTCAACAGGATACATTTTCGCAGCTTTCCATACACCAGGTGAAGCTCCGTATGGATTTAAACTCCAGGACAACATCTTTGGACCTATACATCACCACATGTTCCTCTTCAAGGCTGATGTTGACATTCACGGCACCAGCAACAGATATGAAACCCTGGACATCTCCAGCGAAGAAGTGAGGAATGAGCAGACCACAAATGACACCAACTCAAGGTACAACCAGATTCGGTTTGACAGACGGCTGAAGGAGACAGAGATGGCTGCTGCATACAAATTTAACTTTGATAACCCCATGTACCATGTCATACACAATCAGGGACATAACAGTACTCAGGGAGAGATGAAGGCCTACAG GATTCAGCTGAGTGGGATGTCCAAGCAGCTCCTGCCTGAAGATGAAGGGAATGAGATCGTCGTTTCCTGGGCTCGTCACCAGCTGCTGGTCACAAAGTTCATGGACGATGAGAGAGACGGAAGTTCTCCCTATGGTATGTTCGACAGCTTGGAACCCACTGTCAACTTCACGTCGTTTCTTGCTGACGATGAGAGTATTGTCGACCAG GATCTCGTGTTCTGGATCCCAATGGGTACCCACCACATTCCACACACGGAGGACCTACCTGTCACCCCTACAGCTGGCTCTCATTTGGGCTTTACCCTTCTCCCATACAATTATTTCCCAGAATGCCCCTCTTCTCAGTCACGTGATTCAATTAGAGTCGAGTATAAAGATCCAAGTCGTCCATCTGCCGGTCTTCGGGTTGAGAGATACGGTAACCAAGGAAGGACACAATGTGTTGCCAAGTCACCGGATTATGACCAGCAAGTTTCTGATCGACCATCGTCAATACTGCAATACCCTTAA